One genomic segment of Culturomica massiliensis includes these proteins:
- the rimO gene encoding 30S ribosomal protein S12 methylthiotransferase RimO, producing the protein MYMKKVNIISLGCSKNLVDTELLLKQLVKAGYEVAVDAEKEEADIVIINTCGFIGDAKEESVNTILEQVRRKTDGEVDRILVMGCLSQRYKSELEVEIPEVDAYFGKFDWKGILNYLGNSYDETIRNQRLLTTPSHYAYLKIAEGCNRTCSYCAIPIMTGKYQSREMEEILEECRNLVKNGVKELLVMAQDLTYYGTDLYGENKLAELISRMADIEGVVWIKLHYAYPAGFPLEILKVMRERENVCNYLDIALQHCSDSMLQTMRRGVTKEQTISLVNKIRKEVPGIFLRTTLMAGHPGETEKDFEELCAFVREMKFERLGVFAYSHEEDTYCDKYYKDDVPLKVKKRRTEKIMEIQREISREVNDSMIGKTMRVLIDRKEEDYYIGRTEYDSPEVDPEVLIHSDKLLKIGEFYDVKITGAYDYDLTGEVL; encoded by the coding sequence TTGTATATGAAGAAAGTAAATATAATCAGTTTGGGATGTTCGAAAAATCTGGTAGATACAGAATTGTTACTCAAACAATTGGTAAAAGCCGGATATGAGGTAGCGGTAGATGCGGAAAAAGAAGAAGCGGATATTGTCATTATCAATACTTGCGGTTTTATCGGCGATGCCAAGGAGGAGTCTGTGAATACAATATTGGAACAGGTCAGACGTAAGACGGATGGGGAAGTTGATCGGATATTGGTAATGGGATGTTTGTCACAACGTTACAAGTCTGAACTTGAAGTGGAAATTCCGGAGGTAGATGCCTATTTCGGTAAGTTTGACTGGAAAGGCATATTGAATTATTTAGGTAATTCATACGATGAAACGATCCGTAATCAGCGTTTACTGACGACTCCTTCCCATTATGCTTATTTGAAGATAGCAGAAGGGTGTAACCGGACGTGTTCCTATTGTGCCATTCCGATTATGACCGGAAAATATCAATCCCGGGAAATGGAGGAGATATTGGAGGAGTGCCGTAATCTGGTAAAGAATGGGGTGAAGGAGTTATTGGTTATGGCGCAAGACCTGACTTATTACGGTACCGACCTGTACGGTGAAAATAAATTGGCGGAACTGATCAGCCGGATGGCCGATATAGAGGGGGTGGTCTGGATCAAGTTACATTATGCCTATCCGGCCGGTTTTCCCTTGGAAATATTGAAAGTTATGCGGGAGCGGGAGAATGTGTGTAATTACCTCGATATCGCCTTGCAGCATTGCAGTGACTCTATGTTGCAAACTATGCGAAGAGGTGTGACTAAAGAACAAACCATATCACTGGTTAATAAGATACGAAAAGAAGTTCCGGGTATTTTTTTACGGACGACGCTTATGGCAGGGCATCCCGGAGAAACGGAAAAAGATTTTGAGGAGTTGTGTGCCTTCGTCCGGGAAATGAAATTCGAGCGCTTGGGGGTGTTTGCTTATTCTCATGAAGAAGATACGTATTGTGACAAATATTATAAGGATGATGTACCTCTGAAGGTTAAAAAACGTAGAACAGAAAAAATCATGGAGATTCAACGGGAAATCTCCCGGGAAGTAAATGATTCAATGATCGGGAAGACAATGCGGGTATTGATCGACCGGAAGGAGGAGGATTATTATATCGGACGTACGGAATACGATTCGCCTGAAGTTGATCCTGAAGTTTTGATACATTCGGATAAGTTATTGAAGATAGGAGAGTTTTATGATGTAAAAATAACCGGAGCTTACGATTATGATTTGACGGGCGAGGTTTTATGA
- a CDS encoding META domain-containing protein, whose product MKKIQFMLLAILVLAVACKSNEKALLTSQEWELKQMEGLTDKPERMPSLQFTDTATIFGFAGCNRFFATYETGKGNKLTIHPGGVTMMYCPDMPVEDRFLLGLKKVAGYSIQNNELQLKDSTGKVQMVFGPLVKGEQVGVAKDEHGCNAAAGYTWSEVQAKCIRLFEDGIQFQSVQDTASALAAYVVFSADSLKAEVFVPDQENHPVLDRRELPAGGYAWNQEDDDTYNVRIKDGVWVIEQRGNILYSQSR is encoded by the coding sequence ATGAAAAAAATTCAATTTATGTTGTTGGCCATATTGGTATTGGCCGTTGCATGTAAAAGTAACGAAAAGGCTTTGTTGACTTCTCAGGAGTGGGAATTGAAGCAAATGGAGGGACTTACGGATAAACCGGAAAGAATGCCTTCTCTGCAATTTACGGATACCGCTACGATATTCGGATTTGCGGGGTGTAACCGTTTTTTTGCGACTTATGAGACAGGAAAAGGCAATAAACTTACGATTCACCCGGGAGGTGTGACGATGATGTACTGTCCGGATATGCCTGTGGAGGATCGTTTTTTGCTCGGGCTGAAAAAAGTTGCTGGTTATTCTATTCAGAATAATGAGTTACAATTAAAAGATTCAACCGGGAAAGTACAAATGGTATTCGGGCCTTTGGTAAAAGGTGAGCAGGTTGGTGTTGCCAAAGACGAGCATGGCTGTAACGCGGCTGCGGGTTATACCTGGTCGGAAGTACAGGCAAAATGTATCCGCTTGTTTGAAGATGGTATTCAATTTCAGTCGGTACAGGATACGGCTTCGGCTTTGGCTGCTTATGTAGTGTTTTCTGCGGATTCGTTAAAAGCGGAGGTTTTTGTTCCGGATCAGGAAAATCATCCGGTATTGGACAGAAGGGAATTGCCGGCCGGAGGTTATGCCTGGAATCAGGAAGATGACGATACGTATAACGTAAGGATAAAAGACGGGGTATGGGTTATTGAACAGCGGGGAAATATACTCTATTCGCAGAGCAGATAA
- a CDS encoding ferritin-like domain-containing protein: MSNREKSIELLNRAVNDELLAVHQYMYFHFVCDDLGYDLLSGLFRRTAIQEMMHVEQLSERILFLKGEVDMKVAGEVQKIHDAREMLKLAVSMEMQSVEDYNKWANECAANADSVSKKLFETLTAEEEVHQDQYDTEMENLQKFGDHYLALQSVERSKSVAMGTPAE, encoded by the coding sequence ATGAGTAACAGAGAAAAAAGTATCGAATTGCTAAACAGAGCAGTGAATGACGAGTTATTGGCCGTTCACCAGTATATGTATTTTCATTTTGTATGTGATGATTTGGGGTATGATTTGCTTTCAGGGCTTTTCCGCCGTACGGCAATTCAGGAAATGATGCATGTTGAGCAACTTTCTGAAAGAATTCTTTTTTTGAAAGGGGAAGTGGACATGAAGGTTGCCGGAGAGGTTCAGAAAATACATGATGCCCGGGAGATGCTGAAACTGGCTGTAAGCATGGAAATGCAATCGGTGGAAGATTACAATAAATGGGCCAATGAATGTGCTGCCAATGCGGATTCTGTATCTAAAAAATTATTTGAGACACTGACAGCCGAGGAAGAAGTTCATCAGGATCAGTATGATACAGAAATGGAGAATTTACAGAAGTTCGGAGATCATTACCTGGCATTGCAATCGGTAGAGCGTAGTAAGAGTGTTGCAATGGGGACACCGGCTGAATGA
- a CDS encoding sodium-translocating pyrophosphatase — protein MLNSLFWIVPVCSLIALLFAWMFFRGMMKESEGTDTMKRIASHVRKGAMAYLRQQYKIVGFVFLILCIFFAWMAYGPGLQNEWVWFAFLTGGFFSGLAGFIGMKTATYASARTANAARRSMNDGLKVAFRSGAVMGLVVVGLALLDISLWWLVLDYFVDDPSSSHKAIMITTTMLTFGMGASTQALFARVGGGIFTKAADVGADLVGKVEAGIPEDDPRNPATIADNVGDNVGDVAGMGADLYESYCGSVLATAALGAAAYISVPEMQFNAILAPMLIAAFGVILSLLGIFMVKTKEGASQLQLLRALDRGINTSSILIVGASFLVIYLLGLSYWICGSVIIGLLTGIVIGKATEHYTSHAYKPTQDIARSSETGPATVIIKGIGTGMISTAIPVITIVVGIIVAYLFAAEFDMSNMAMGLYGVGIAAVGMLSTLGITLATDAYGPIADNAGGNAEMSELGEEVRKRTDALDALGNTTAATGKGFAIGSAALTGLALLASYIEEIKIGLIRLGEVTIDVGGNIVNTASATLKDIMTYYDVNLMNPKVLAGIFIGSMMAFLFCGLTMNAVGRAAQKMVNEVRRQFREIKGIMEGKAEPDYARCVEISTKGAQREMLFPSLLAIIIPILVGLIFGVAGVMGVLAGGLGSGFVLAIFMANSGGAWDNAKKYVEEGHLGGKGSDCHKATVIGDTVGDPFKDTSGPSLNILIKLMSMVAIVMAGVTCTISLF, from the coding sequence ATGCTGAATAGTTTATTTTGGATTGTTCCGGTCTGTTCGTTGATTGCTTTGCTTTTTGCCTGGATGTTTTTCCGGGGAATGATGAAAGAATCGGAAGGAACGGATACGATGAAACGTATTGCTTCCCATGTACGTAAGGGAGCAATGGCTTATCTCAGACAACAATATAAGATTGTCGGATTTGTTTTTCTGATACTGTGTATCTTTTTTGCCTGGATGGCCTATGGCCCTGGTTTACAAAATGAATGGGTATGGTTTGCTTTTCTGACCGGTGGTTTCTTTTCCGGTTTGGCAGGCTTTATCGGTATGAAAACGGCCACTTATGCTTCTGCCCGTACTGCCAATGCTGCCCGCCGTAGCATGAATGACGGTTTGAAAGTGGCTTTCCGTTCCGGAGCCGTAATGGGGTTGGTGGTTGTCGGTCTGGCCTTGCTGGATATTTCTTTGTGGTGGTTGGTGCTGGATTATTTTGTGGATGATCCCAGTTCCAGTCATAAGGCGATTATGATTACGACGACGATGCTGACGTTTGGTATGGGTGCTTCTACCCAGGCATTGTTTGCCAGGGTAGGTGGCGGTATTTTTACCAAAGCTGCGGATGTCGGGGCGGATTTGGTCGGGAAGGTGGAAGCCGGTATTCCGGAAGACGATCCCCGTAATCCGGCTACAATTGCCGACAATGTAGGAGATAATGTGGGTGATGTTGCCGGTATGGGGGCCGATCTTTACGAATCGTATTGCGGTTCTGTACTGGCTACGGCTGCATTGGGTGCTGCTGCCTATATATCTGTACCGGAAATGCAGTTTAATGCGATTCTGGCGCCGATGCTGATCGCTGCTTTCGGGGTTATTCTTTCCTTATTGGGTATATTTATGGTTAAGACCAAGGAAGGTGCTTCTCAGTTACAGTTGTTACGGGCATTGGACAGAGGAATCAATACGAGTTCCATACTTATCGTAGGAGCCAGTTTTCTGGTCATTTATTTACTCGGTTTGAGTTATTGGATTTGCGGTTCTGTGATCATCGGCTTACTGACCGGTATTGTGATCGGGAAAGCTACGGAGCATTATACCTCCCATGCTTATAAGCCGACACAGGATATTGCCAGGAGTTCTGAAACCGGACCGGCGACAGTTATTATAAAAGGTATCGGAACCGGTATGATCTCAACGGCTATTCCGGTTATAACCATCGTTGTCGGTATCATTGTGGCTTATTTGTTTGCTGCGGAGTTCGATATGAGTAATATGGCCATGGGGTTGTACGGTGTCGGAATCGCTGCTGTCGGAATGCTTTCGACTTTGGGGATAACCCTGGCAACGGATGCTTACGGTCCGATTGCTGATAATGCCGGCGGTAATGCCGAGATGAGCGAATTGGGCGAAGAAGTACGTAAACGTACGGATGCTTTGGACGCTTTGGGGAATACTACGGCTGCAACCGGAAAAGGTTTTGCTATCGGTTCCGCGGCATTGACGGGGTTGGCTCTTTTGGCTTCTTATATTGAAGAGATAAAAATCGGACTGATCCGCCTGGGTGAGGTTACGATCGATGTGGGTGGAAATATTGTCAATACGGCTTCGGCTACATTGAAGGATATCATGACCTATTATGATGTAAACCTGATGAATCCGAAAGTATTGGCGGGTATTTTTATCGGTTCTATGATGGCTTTTCTGTTCTGTGGGTTAACCATGAATGCTGTCGGACGTGCTGCCCAAAAAATGGTGAATGAGGTGCGCCGTCAGTTCCGTGAAATTAAAGGAATCATGGAAGGTAAAGCAGAACCTGATTATGCCCGTTGTGTTGAAATTTCGACCAAGGGGGCTCAACGTGAAATGCTTTTCCCTTCTTTGCTGGCTATTATTATTCCGATTCTTGTCGGATTGATATTCGGCGTAGCAGGTGTGATGGGGGTATTGGCCGGCGGTTTGGGTTCCGGTTTTGTACTGGCTATTTTTATGGCTAATTCCGGGGGAGCCTGGGATAATGCCAAGAAATACGTGGAAGAAGGGCATTTGGGCGGAAAAGGTTCTGATTGTCACAAGGCGACGGTAATCGGAGATACTGTCGGAGATCCGTTTAAGGATACTTCCGGCCCCAGCTTGAATATTTTAATCAAATTGATGAGCATGGTTGCCATTGTGATGGCCGGAGTTACCTGTACGATCAGCTTGTTTTGA
- the gyrB gene encoding DNA topoisomerase (ATP-hydrolyzing) subunit B, which translates to MSEEEKVKLEPEEYSADSIQVLEGLEAVRKRPSMYIGDVNTDGLHHLVYEVVDNSIDEALAGYCTHIQVYINEDNSITVRDNGRGIPTARHAKENKSALEVVLTVLHAGGKFNKDSYKVSGGLHGVGVSCVNALSVKLVAEIYREGKIWRQEFCRGVALKDVEIIGDTDRTGTTITFKPDDSIFYVTEYKYDTLSTRLRELAYLNKGIRLSLTDKRDLDPETKEPRHEVFYSEFGLREYVEFIDGSREKLIENTIDICTEKNGIPVEIAMHYNTSFTENVFSYVNNINTKEGGTHLAGFRRGLTQTLKNYAETTGMLSKLKFDINGDDFREGLTAVVSVKVQEPQFEGQTKTKLGNTEVGTAVAQAVSTALSNYLEEHPKDAKSIVDKVILAATARHAARKARDMVQRKSVLSGSGLPGKLADCADNNPANCEIFLVEGDSAGGSAKQGRDRQFQAILPLRGKILNVEKAMRHRVYESDEIVMIFKALGITPGTDEDSMGVDLEKIRYHKIIIMADADVDGAHIATLIMTLFFRHMKSVIEHGYLYIATPPLYLVKKGKDHRYCWNEEERIRLIQEWGGGKESSLHIQRYKGLGEMNPEQLWETTMAPEGRTLRQVSIENAAEADRIFSMLMGDDVPPRRQFIEQNATYATIDA; encoded by the coding sequence ATGAGCGAAGAAGAAAAAGTGAAATTGGAACCGGAAGAATATTCTGCGGACAGTATTCAGGTGTTGGAAGGCCTTGAAGCCGTGAGAAAACGTCCTTCAATGTATATCGGGGATGTAAACACGGATGGTTTGCATCATTTGGTGTATGAGGTTGTCGATAACTCGATTGACGAGGCATTGGCCGGATACTGTACCCACATTCAGGTTTATATTAATGAAGATAACTCTATAACGGTACGGGATAACGGTCGTGGTATTCCGACGGCCAGACATGCTAAGGAAAACAAATCGGCATTGGAAGTTGTATTGACGGTGTTGCATGCCGGAGGTAAATTCAACAAGGATTCTTATAAGGTGTCCGGAGGTTTGCATGGGGTGGGTGTATCCTGCGTAAATGCACTTTCGGTTAAATTAGTGGCTGAAATATACCGGGAAGGTAAAATATGGCGGCAGGAATTTTGTAGGGGAGTGGCATTGAAGGATGTTGAAATCATAGGGGATACGGATAGAACGGGAACGACCATTACTTTTAAACCGGACGATTCTATCTTTTATGTTACGGAATACAAATATGATACGTTGTCTACCCGTTTGCGGGAACTGGCTTATCTGAATAAAGGCATCCGCCTTTCACTGACGGATAAGAGAGATTTGGATCCGGAGACAAAGGAGCCCCGTCACGAGGTGTTCTATTCGGAATTCGGGTTGCGGGAATATGTGGAATTTATTGATGGAAGCCGGGAAAAGCTGATCGAAAATACAATCGACATCTGTACGGAGAAAAACGGAATTCCGGTAGAGATTGCGATGCATTACAATACTTCTTTTACGGAAAATGTCTTTTCTTACGTAAATAATATCAATACCAAAGAAGGTGGAACGCATCTGGCGGGTTTCAGAAGAGGGTTGACCCAAACGTTGAAGAATTATGCAGAGACCACCGGTATGCTTTCTAAGCTGAAATTCGATATTAACGGTGATGATTTCCGGGAGGGATTGACGGCAGTCGTTTCGGTAAAAGTTCAGGAGCCTCAGTTTGAAGGACAGACAAAAACCAAGCTGGGGAATACGGAAGTCGGGACTGCTGTTGCTCAGGCTGTCAGCACGGCGTTGTCCAATTACCTGGAAGAACACCCCAAAGATGCCAAGTCTATTGTCGATAAAGTCATATTAGCGGCTACGGCACGTCATGCGGCCCGTAAAGCCCGGGATATGGTACAGCGTAAATCTGTGCTTTCAGGTTCAGGTTTGCCCGGAAAATTGGCGGATTGTGCGGATAATAATCCTGCAAATTGTGAAATATTCCTGGTGGAGGGAGACTCTGCAGGCGGATCGGCAAAACAAGGACGTGACCGTCAGTTTCAGGCGATATTGCCTTTGAGGGGTAAGATTCTGAATGTTGAAAAGGCTATGCGGCACCGGGTATATGAGAGTGACGAAATTGTCATGATATTTAAGGCATTGGGTATTACACCCGGGACCGATGAAGACAGTATGGGAGTTGATCTGGAAAAGATACGTTACCACAAGATCATTATTATGGCGGATGCTGACGTCGACGGTGCACACATTGCCACGTTGATTATGACCTTGTTTTTCCGTCATATGAAATCGGTTATTGAGCATGGGTATCTTTATATTGCAACGCCGCCTTTGTATTTGGTAAAGAAAGGCAAAGATCACCGCTATTGCTGGAATGAGGAGGAACGTATCCGTTTGATACAGGAATGGGGCGGTGGTAAGGAAAGCAGTTTGCACATCCAGCGCTATAAAGGTTTGGGAGAGATGAACCCGGAACAGCTTTGGGAGACGACAATGGCACCTGAAGGCCGTACGCTGCGCCAGGTTTCTATTGAAAATGCAGCAGAAGCAGACCGGATATTCTCGATGCTGATGGGAGACGATGTGCCGCCCAGACGGCAATTTATCGAACAGAATGCCACGTATGCGACTATCGATGCTTAA
- a CDS encoding TIGR00730 family Rossman fold protein has product MNIAVFCASSNRVKGVYAEAARKLGQEMAQRGWNLVYGGTNCGLMREVADAVLEQGGGVKGIIPRCIAERGVKAEKLTDLIVVPDMKERKYLMRKAADAFIALPGGWGTLEEITEVITLKQLGLHQKPIVFINTDGFYDLFFDFINKAFEESFVSSAYKGLYKVVDEVVEAVAYIADYKEEKMVSKY; this is encoded by the coding sequence ATGAATATAGCTGTATTTTGTGCGTCATCCAATCGGGTGAAGGGTGTTTATGCGGAGGCAGCCCGGAAATTGGGACAGGAAATGGCTCAACGGGGCTGGAATCTGGTTTATGGGGGAACAAACTGCGGATTGATGCGGGAAGTTGCCGATGCTGTTTTAGAGCAGGGAGGAGGCGTTAAAGGTATTATTCCCCGCTGTATTGCGGAACGGGGAGTAAAAGCAGAAAAACTGACGGATCTTATCGTCGTCCCGGATATGAAGGAGCGCAAATATTTAATGCGTAAAGCGGCTGATGCTTTTATCGCTTTGCCCGGCGGTTGGGGTACTTTAGAGGAGATTACCGAAGTGATAACCCTGAAACAACTGGGCCTGCATCAAAAACCGATCGTGTTTATCAATACCGACGGTTTTTATGATTTGTTTTTTGATTTTATAAACAAGGCCTTTGAGGAAAGTTTTGTTTCTTCTGCTTATAAGGGGTTGTATAAAGTGGTGGACGAAGTCGTAGAGGCTGTTGCTTATATTGCAGATTATAAGGAAGAAAAAATGGTTTCTAAATATTAG
- the nusB gene encoding transcription antitermination factor NusB, producing MTSRRLIRIKVLQLLYAYYKKEGASLAEAERDLLKSIEKSTDLYYQILLLLSELQRKAFLKIDAAKNRHFVTEADLHPNTRFIDNPVFSILNNNKKFRTYLLNNPISWNENQEIINFFYNTLQEFPPYQAYMEKPEVNFQDHKQLVLDLFTELIAPSDIFYQTLEDINIYWNDDFELVMHVVYRTLKNIKEGDNEDSNILYPIYNTEEDTDFARKLLRKTINENQDNLRVVDKFIRNWEIERISDMDKLIMATAIAELKHFPSIPVKVTLDEYIEISKSYSSPKSGGFINGILDKAVVMLKEENQIKKSGRGLMGE from the coding sequence ATGACAAGCAGAAGATTAATCCGGATAAAAGTACTGCAACTCCTGTATGCTTACTACAAAAAAGAAGGAGCATCCCTGGCAGAAGCCGAGCGTGACTTATTAAAAAGTATTGAAAAAAGTACAGATCTTTACTATCAAATCCTCTTACTTTTATCAGAATTACAACGCAAAGCTTTCCTTAAAATCGATGCCGCCAAAAACAGGCATTTCGTAACGGAAGCGGATCTTCATCCCAATACCCGGTTTATCGACAACCCGGTTTTTTCTATCCTCAATAATAATAAAAAGTTCAGAACATACCTACTCAATAATCCGATTTCCTGGAATGAAAACCAGGAAATTATCAATTTCTTTTACAACACCCTACAGGAATTTCCGCCTTATCAGGCTTATATGGAAAAACCGGAAGTCAACTTTCAGGACCACAAACAACTGGTTCTCGACCTGTTTACAGAATTAATTGCTCCGAGCGATATATTCTATCAAACGCTGGAAGATATAAATATATATTGGAACGATGATTTTGAACTGGTAATGCATGTCGTTTACCGTACCCTTAAAAATATAAAAGAAGGAGATAACGAAGACAGTAATATCCTCTACCCGATTTACAACACGGAAGAAGATACCGATTTTGCCAGGAAACTATTGCGCAAAACAATAAACGAAAACCAGGACAATCTCCGGGTTGTAGATAAATTTATCCGTAACTGGGAAATCGAACGTATTTCCGATATGGATAAACTGATCATGGCCACAGCCATAGCTGAACTGAAACATTTCCCCTCTATACCGGTAAAAGTTACCTTGGACGAGTATATTGAAATTTCCAAGTCCTATAGTTCTCCTAAAAGCGGAGGATTTATAAACGGAATCCTGGATAAAGCCGTTGTAATGCTGAAAGAAGAAAACCAGATAAAAAAGAGCGGACGCGGATTAATGGGCGAATAA
- a CDS encoding DUF4835 family protein, with product MKKGWLLICLVILGCRVYAQELRCNISVSTQKIQGTNKELFTNMQRDMYEFVNNKRWSSNVFSYDERVECSMQFTLEEQIGSDQFRGSLQVRVSRPVYNSSYNTVLLNFKDNDIDFRYREFETLEYNESGQNTELVNLLAFYANIILGLDYDSFSLMGGNEFFNKAENIVAQCQNARESGWKSFESRRNRYWLINNLQDRSYASVRECIYRYHRLGLDVMAENVTDGRLELLSALELLQKAHRAKPNSYILQVFFDAKSDEIVNIFKPAFTDERKRIYNIVSEVNPANLSKYSVLIENKTN from the coding sequence ATGAAGAAAGGTTGGTTGTTGATATGTCTGGTGATTTTGGGCTGTCGTGTATATGCCCAGGAACTGCGTTGTAATATTTCTGTTTCTACACAAAAGATACAGGGAACGAACAAGGAGTTATTTACGAATATGCAGCGGGATATGTATGAGTTTGTAAATAATAAACGTTGGTCTTCCAATGTTTTTTCCTATGATGAACGTGTCGAGTGCAGTATGCAGTTTACGCTGGAAGAACAAATCGGAAGTGATCAGTTCAGGGGCAGCCTGCAGGTGAGAGTGAGCCGGCCGGTATATAATTCATCCTATAATACGGTGTTGCTGAATTTTAAAGACAATGACATCGATTTTCGTTACCGGGAGTTTGAGACCCTGGAATATAATGAATCGGGGCAAAATACGGAATTGGTGAATTTGCTGGCGTTTTATGCCAATATCATATTGGGATTGGATTATGATAGTTTTTCTTTAATGGGAGGAAATGAGTTTTTCAATAAGGCTGAAAACATTGTTGCTCAGTGTCAGAATGCCCGGGAATCCGGCTGGAAATCGTTCGAGAGCCGCAGGAACCGGTATTGGCTGATCAATAATTTGCAGGACAGGAGTTATGCTTCCGTCCGGGAGTGTATATACCGGTATCACCGGCTGGGACTGGATGTAATGGCGGAGAATGTCACGGACGGCCGTTTGGAGTTGTTGTCTGCCTTGGAATTGTTGCAGAAAGCACATCGGGCTAAGCCTAATTCATATATATTGCAGGTGTTTTTCGATGCGAAGTCGGATGAAATCGTCAATATATTCAAACCTGCCTTTACGGATGAACGGAAACGGATATACAATATTGTTTCCGAGGTTAATCCGGCAAATTTATCAAAGTACAGTGTTTTGATTGAAAATAAGACGAATTGA
- the recN gene encoding DNA repair protein RecN: MIESIHINNYALIDKTEIGLEKGFSVITGETGAGKSILLGAIALTLGQRADVSALMNREKKCVAEIVYQVKGYPLEAWFEANELDYSDEVVVRREVTPEGKSRCFINDTPVSNRLLKELGGFLIDIHSQHQSLLIGQPEYQTEILDVFCGNGELRSIYRQHYDKRKKKLIELETLKEKAFEAAREEDYLKFRFSQLEGANLKPGEKEELEAELTVLSNAETIKTNFGHLTYQLRDAENAVIPVLKNCKNTIASLRKVVKEAEDYEGRLQSVLLELKDIADDAEGRAESVGLDPRRIETVNARLSEIYDLMLKYKAEGVEELLAVKAGIIDKLNGIQNSTEEIEKLTREIQETEEQMHTLSLQIRESRKKGKGRLEEEMRKLLQELGIRHACFEVLITPVEAFLPTGTDEVRFLFAANKNQQPGEIAKVASGGEISRVMLSLKYILSKNKQLPVIVFDEIDTGLSGEVAHRMAQMMQEMATRMQVISISHLPQIAAAGNCHFKVYKEDHSEHTVSRIRKLAPEERVKEIAGMISGSEISAAALEAAKNLLNFKF, translated from the coding sequence ATGATAGAAAGTATTCATATTAATAACTATGCCCTGATCGATAAGACGGAGATCGGGCTGGAAAAAGGATTTTCTGTTATTACCGGAGAGACGGGGGCCGGAAAGTCCATTCTATTGGGAGCAATTGCTTTGACGCTGGGGCAACGGGCGGATGTTTCTGCATTGATGAACCGGGAGAAGAAATGTGTTGCCGAAATCGTTTATCAGGTGAAGGGGTATCCTTTGGAGGCGTGGTTTGAAGCGAATGAGCTGGATTATTCCGACGAGGTGGTTGTTCGCCGGGAAGTTACGCCGGAAGGTAAATCCCGTTGCTTTATCAACGATACGCCGGTCAGTAATCGTCTGTTGAAGGAGTTGGGCGGATTTTTGATCGATATACATTCTCAGCATCAGTCGTTGCTTATCGGTCAGCCTGAATACCAGACCGAAATATTGGATGTTTTTTGCGGTAACGGGGAATTGCGGAGTATCTATCGGCAACATTACGATAAAAGAAAGAAAAAGCTGATTGAGTTAGAGACATTGAAAGAAAAAGCTTTTGAAGCTGCCAGGGAGGAAGATTACCTGAAATTTCGTTTCAGCCAGTTAGAGGGAGCTAATTTGAAGCCGGGGGAGAAAGAAGAGTTGGAAGCCGAACTGACCGTTTTATCGAATGCAGAGACGATAAAAACCAATTTCGGGCATTTGACCTATCAATTGCGGGATGCCGAAAATGCAGTGATTCCCGTATTAAAAAATTGTAAAAACACGATCGCTTCTTTACGGAAAGTCGTAAAAGAAGCAGAAGACTATGAGGGACGTTTGCAGTCCGTTTTGCTGGAGTTAAAGGATATAGCAGACGATGCAGAAGGGAGGGCCGAATCGGTGGGCCTTGATCCGCGGCGTATAGAGACCGTAAATGCGCGTCTTAGTGAAATATACGATCTGATGCTGAAATACAAGGCCGAGGGAGTGGAAGAACTTCTGGCTGTCAAAGCCGGCATTATAGATAAGTTGAATGGTATACAAAACTCCACGGAGGAGATAGAGAAATTAACCAGGGAAATTCAGGAGACGGAAGAGCAGATGCACACGCTGTCACTTCAAATCCGGGAATCGCGTAAGAAAGGCAAAGGACGTCTGGAAGAAGAAATGAGGAAGTTGCTTCAGGAGTTGGGAATCAGGCATGCTTGTTTTGAGGTACTTATTACTCCGGTGGAAGCTTTTTTACCGACGGGAACCGATGAAGTCCGGTTTTTGTTTGCAGCCAATAAGAATCAACAACCGGGGGAAATTGCGAAAGTGGCTTCAGGAGGAGAAATTTCCCGGGTTATGTTATCTTTAAAGTATATTTTGTCGAAGAACAAACAATTGCCGGTTATCGTATTCGATGAGATCGATACCGGCTTATCCGGCGAAGTGGCGCATCGCATGGCACAGATGATGCAGGAAATGGCAACGCGCATGCAGGTTATCAGTATATCTCATTTGCCTCAGATTGCTGCGGCGGGGAATTGTCATTTTAAGGTGTATAAGGAAGATCATTCGGAGCATACGGTTTCCCGTATCCGGAAACTGGCTCCGGAGGAACGGGTAAAGGAAATAGCAGGAATGATCAGCGGAAGTGAGATTTCTGCAGCCGCTTTAGAGGCTGCGAAGAATTTGTTGAATTTTAAATTTTAA